The Trichosurus vulpecula isolate mTriVul1 chromosome 4, mTriVul1.pri, whole genome shotgun sequence genome contains a region encoding:
- the LOC118846879 gene encoding olfactory receptor 6N1: MDTGNWSKVTEFVILGFPQLQGVQTYLFFLLLLIYLVTILGNLLIFLVVRLDVKLHTPMYQFISVLSLLELGYTATTIPKMLANLLNKKKTISFSGCLLQIYFFHSFGASECYLLTAMAYDRYLAICRPLQYPTLMTPPLCNKMSAGCWLGGLAGPIAEISLVSWLPFCGPNHIQHIFCDFPPVLSLACTDTSINILVDFIINSCKILVTFLLILTSYVLIILTVLSIPSSEGKKKAFSTCASHLTVVIIFYGSILFMYVRLKKSYSLDYDRALAVVYSILTPFLNPFIYSLRNKEIKDALRRQLQRAVTLHIEP, translated from the coding sequence atggacacTGGAAACTGGAGCAAGGTGACGGAGTTTGTCATCTTGGGCTTTCCCCAACTTCAGGGTGTCCAGACTTACCTCTTTTTCTTACTGCTTCTCATCTACCTTGTCACCATTCTGGGAAACTTATTGATCTTTCTGGTGGTCAGATTGGATGTTAAACTCCACACACCAATGTACCAATTTattagtgttctctccctccttgaaCTTGGATATACAGCTACCACCATCCCTAAGATGCTTGCTAACCTTCTCAACAAAAAGAAGACTATCTCCTTTTCTGGCTGTCTCCTTCAGATCTACTTCTTTCACTCTTTTGGAGCTTCTGAGTGCTACCTTCTCACAGCCATGGCTTATGACAGATATCTGGCCATATGCCGGCCCCTCCAGTACCCTACCCTTATGACTCCACCACTCTGCAACAAGATGTCTGCAGGTTGCTGGCTGGGTGGCTTGGCAGGGCCAATAGCTGAGATCTCCCTGGTTTCCTGGCTTCCCTTCTGTGGCCCCAACCACATTCAGCATATCTTTTGTGACTTTCCCCCAGTATTAAGTTTGGCTTGCACAGACACCTCCATCAATATACTGGTGGACTTTATAATCAACTCCTGCAAGATCTTGGTAACCTTCCTATTGATTCTCACCTCCTATGTCCTGATTATTCTAACTGTCCTCAGCATACCTTCTTCTGAGGGCAAGAAGAAGGCATTTTCCACTTGTGCCTCCCACCTTACTGTGGTCATCATCTTCTATGGGAGTATCCTCTTCATGTATGTGAGACTGAAGAAAAGCTACTCTCTGGATTATGATCGAGCACTGGCTGTTGTCTACTCCATACTTACACCCTTCCTTAACCCCTTCATCTACAGTCTACGGAATAAGGAGATCAAGGATGCTTTGAGGAGGCAGTTGCAGAGGGCAGTGACGCTACATATTGAACCATAA
- the LOC118848566 gene encoding olfactory receptor 6K6, which produces MSQGTEIENHTAVTEFFFSAFPDLEEGGLLFFIPLLLIYGFIITGNLVIFIVIQLDVALHTPMYFFISVLSFLEIWYTTTTIPKMLTNLISVQKTISIAGCLLQMYFFHSLGISEGCILTAMAVDRYVAICKPLHYPTIVTPRLCAQLTAGSCFCGFLLVLPEIVWISTLPFCGPNQIHQIFCDFTPVLNLACTDTSLVVIVDAIHAAEILASFLVIALSYIRVIVVILSIPSVEGRHKAFSTCAAHIAVFLLFFGSVALMYLRFSATYSVFWDTAIAITFVILAPFLNPIIYSLRNKDMKEAIKKFLCSQK; this is translated from the coding sequence ATGTCACaagggacagagatagagaatCACACAGCCGTGACTGAGTTCTTCTTCTCTGCATTCCCTGATTTAGAGGAAGGAGGCCTCCTGTTCTTCATCCCTCTGCTCCTCATTTATGGATTCATCATTACTGGGAACCTGGTGATCTTTATAGTCATCCAGCTGGATGTAGCACTCCATACCCCAATGTACTTTTTCATTAGTGTCCTCTCCTTCCTGGAAATCTGGTACACCACAACCACCATCCCCAAGATGCTCACCAACCTGATCAGTGTGCAGAAGACCATCTCTATTGCTGGGTGCCTCCTGCAAATGTATTTCTTTCACTCTCTTGGGATCTCAGAAGGCTGCATCCTGACTGCAATGGCTGTAGACAGATATGTTGCCATCTGTAAGCCCCTTCACTACCCAACTATTGTGACGCCTAGGCTGTGTGCCCAGCTCACTGCTGGCTCTTGCTTCTGTGGCTTCCTCCTTGTGCTCCCTGAGATTGTATGGATCTCCACCCTGCCCTTCTGTGGTCCCAACCAGATTCACCAGATCTTTTGCGATTTTACCCCAGTGCTAAATTTGGCCTGCACAGACACCTCCCTCGTAGTCATTGTAGATGCCATCCATGCTGCAGAGATCCTGGCCTCCTTCCTGGTCATTGCCCTGTCCTACATCCGGGTCATTGTAGTGATCTTGAGTATCCCTTCAGTTGAGGGGCGCCACAAGGCCTTCTCTACTTGTGCAGCACACATTGCTGTCTTCCTGTTGTTCTTTGGCAGTGTGGCACTCATGTATCTGCGTTTCTCGGCTACCTACTCTGTGTTCTGGGATACAGCCATTGCAATCACCTTTGTCATCCTTGCCCCTTTCCTCAATCCCATCATCTACAGTTTGAGAAACAAAGACATGAAGGAGGCTATCAAGAAGTTTCTCTGTTCTCAGAAGTGA